Proteins co-encoded in one Arachis stenosperma cultivar V10309 chromosome 7, arast.V10309.gnm1.PFL2, whole genome shotgun sequence genomic window:
- the LOC130939597 gene encoding uncharacterized protein LOC130939597, with protein MAINFDDMFKEALYGKRRRQDNTLMDNWINECLFDDLEEGIDRSSISTPYRWINRDREAGHDCLFQDYFADEPRANTIGRKGLSPLQKCTAAIWMLAYGVAADVVDDYVCICESTTIECLKKFVEGVISVFEDEYLRKLNPNDVRHLLQMADGRGFPGMLGSIDCMHWQ; from the exons ATGGCTATAAATTTTGATGATATGTTTAAAGAGGCTTTGTATGGTAAAAGAAGACGGCAAGATAACACACTCATGGATAATTGGATCAATGAATGTTTATTCGATGATTTAGAAGAAGGTATTGATAGAAGCTCTATCTCAACTCCTTATAGATGGATCAACAGAGATCGAGAAGCAGGACATGATTGCCTTTTTCAAGATTACTTTGCAGATGAACCG AGGGCCAATACAATTGGAAGAAAAGGCTTGTCACCACTCCAAAAATGCACCGCTGCAATATGGATGTTAGCATATGGCGTAGCAGCTGATGTTGTTGATGATTATGTGTGCATATGCGAGAGCACTACAATTGAAtgtttgaaaaaatttgttGAAGGTGTAATTTCGGTATTCGAGGATGAATACTTGCGAAAACTAAATCCAAATGATGTACGACACCTGCTACAAATGGCGGATGGTCGTGGCTTTCCTGGCATGTTGGGTAGCATTGACTGCATGCATTGGCAATGA